Proteins encoded in a region of the Labeo rohita strain BAU-BD-2019 chromosome 22, IGBB_LRoh.1.0, whole genome shotgun sequence genome:
- the LOC127153494 gene encoding gastrula zinc finger protein XlCGF8.2DB, which yields MVFIKEESDDIKIEETFKVKQEDIEEQTDLVVLKEESQELNETEEKDRNEKQHDFKTDESISCSQTEKTSSPKKAQKTQTTNLNSHMRIDTGEGPFTCQQCGKIFSRKESLKFHMKIHIEKKPFICSQCGKCFTRKHHLNAHMMIHTGKSPFTCPQCEKSFTNKSNLKTHIRIHTGENPFTCDQCGKSFRYNVNLTNHMKFHSRENSFKCRQCDRCFTEREHLKNHVQIHIGEKPFMCHHCGKSCSKEERLKVHLRVHTGEKPFTCEECGKSFSVKVNLKIHKVVHTGEKPYKCPQCVKSFTCHGSMKRHLKTHSGDNV from the exons ATGgtgtttattaaagaggagagtgatGACATTAAGATTGAAGAAACATTCAAAGTCAAACAAGAAGATAttgaggaacaaacag ACCTGGTGGTGCTGAAAGAGGAGAGTCAAGAACTGAATGAAACGGAAGAGAAAGATCGAAATGAGAAACAGcatgatttcaaaactgatgaATCAATCAGTTGCTCACAGACTGAAAAGACTTCCTCACcaaaaaaagctcaaaaaacacaaactacaaacCTTAATTCCCACATGAGAATTGATACAGGAGAGGGACctttcacctgccaacagtgtggaaaaatattcagtcgaaaagaaagcCTTAAATTCCACATGAAAATTCACATTGAAAAGAAACCGTTCATATGTtctcagtgtggaaagtgtTTTACACGGAAACATCACCTTAATGCCCACATGATGATTCACACTGGAAAGAGTCCTTTCACCTGTCCTCAGTGCGAAAAGAgtttcacaaataaatcaaaCCTAAAGACTCACattagaattcacactggagagaatccattcacatgtgatcagtgtggaaagagtttcagatATAATGTAAACCTTACTAATCACATGAAGTTTCACTCAAGAGAGAACAGTTTTAAGTGTCGTCAGTGCGACAGGTGTTTCACAGAGAGAGAACATCTTAAGAATCATGTTCAAATTCACATTGGAGAAAAGCCTTTCATGTGCCACCACTGTGGAAAGAGTTGCTCAAAAGAAGAAAGACTCAAGGTGCActtgagagttcacactggagagaaacctttcaCCTGTGAagagtgtggaaagagtttcagtgTTAAAGTAAACCTTAAGATTCACAAGgtagttcacactggagagaaaccttacaaGTGTCCGCAGTGTGTGAAGAGTTTCACATGTCATGGCAGCATGAAACGTCATTTAAAAACTCATTCTGGTGACAACGTTTAG